A section of the Corvus hawaiiensis isolate bCorHaw1 chromosome 16, bCorHaw1.pri.cur, whole genome shotgun sequence genome encodes:
- the BHLHA15 gene encoding class A basic helix-loop-helix protein 15, translating to MKTKTKGKKQRQAVDKEAFSEEPAVRKKELGKCLRGQERRNGGNKESSKIPTARGKRPWSSKDRLLRRLESNERERQRMHKLNNAFQALREVIPHVRAENKLSKIETLTLAKNYIKSLTSIILSMSNGHFPAVEGMGGAWGSKLYQHYQQQHGEDDREEHLQKYST from the coding sequence ATGAAGACtaaaaccaaaggaaagaagcaaaggCAAGCTGTTGACAAAGAAGCATTTTCCGAAGAGCCGGCAGTGAGAAAAAAGGAACTGGGGAAATGCTTGCGAGGCCAAGAAAGGAGGAATGGGGGAAACAAGGAGAGCAGCAAGATCCCCACAGCCAGAGGCAAGCGTCCTTGGAGCAGTAAGGACAGGCTTTTGAGGAGACTGGAAAGCAACGAGCGCGAGAGGCAGAGAATGCACAAGCTCAACAATGCGTTCCAGGCCTTGCGGGAGGTGATCCCTCATGTGAGAGCTGAGAACAAACTTTCCAAAATAGAGACCCTCACGCTGGccaaaaattacattaaatccTTGACCTCCATTATACTCAGTATGTCCAATGGACACTTTCCAGCAGTAGAAGGGATGGGGGGAGCCTGGGGATCCAAATTGTACCAGCATTATCAACAGCAGCATGGGGAAGATGACCGTGAGGAACATCTACAGAAATATTCCACATAG